The sequence CTGTTCTTAACCTTTCTACATCCAGCCCCAGTAGTTCATCATTAAATAGCTCAGAAAAACATGAATCCTGAGGTAGTTCATAATCTTTTCCATTTGAAACGCACTCAAAATACAAATGACAAGCAAATGAGAATTCTGATTTCAATCGATTGAGAACCATTTCCATCGGAATAATAAAATCACCAGTTACTCCTCTGGCAGTTGGAATAGTCAAATCATCTCTAGAACTTCCTACGCAAGAGCAGTACAAGCCATGCTCTGATAGGCTTAAATTATTTTTAAGGCAAAATTTCCTATAATCACTTAGATTTTCATATTCTGATTTTGTTTTCTCAAAATCATGCAAATCCAATTCAATACCTATATACTTACACTCTTTGTCAATTTTATTTTCAATAAACTTAGATTTCTCCTTATAATTTTTCATCCATTGAGGTGGTACTTGTCGCGAAGAGAGTACTTTCTCATATCCATTTTTTATCTGTTCAAGCATCTGAATCGAATATGTATGCGATACCTGATTTAGTACCAAAAGAGTTTCAGACCTATTTATCCATGATTGAGGAATATCAAGATCTAATAAATTAACGGAATCATAGCACTCAAGCGCTTCAGCAATACGGAATTGCTGCTTGAGGGAGTTTCCCAAATTCACAATATAAGTAGGATCGGCTTGGCCAAAATTATGTTTCTCAGAAATTTTTATTGCTCGCCATAAGTCTGTTTTTATATCAACAAGTTGTTCAATATTTGAAAATGAATGATTGAAAGGATCTTTTTCAACTATTAAATTAGATTTTGCATTGCTTAAATTATAAAAATACGCATCTTCGCCGATTTGATCTACTATTTCATCCTTGAATTTTTCCAATATGCTCAATCCTTTTTTCGACGATTCAACGCAAGGCTTCATATGCCCAATGTCAATAAATATACAAGCGGCTCTAGCTATTATTTTGAAAAAAATATCGCCTTTATCAAAGCAATTTATAAAATTTATATAAATAGCCTCAACTCCTGAAAAGGCCTCATCAAAATATCCTTGATCAATTAACTCGTCTAATCTAATGAACTCTTTAGCTAAACTTTCTAATTTCATAGAACCTACTTTCCATTTTGTATATATTTCAATATTTATATAAATAATCAGTCTTGTTTAAAGGCAGTATCTTTAATTGTATTTAAAACGCCTAGAATATTTGCTTTCAGCGAAAATAAAACAAATACACAAAAACTCATCCAATAATAAAAAGCATTTATTTTTTATTAAAATATCTGCTTCCTAAAATCGGATGATGCACCACTCTACTGGTC comes from Comamonas sp. GB3 AK4-5 and encodes:
- a CDS encoding LA2681 family HEPN domain-containing protein translates to MKLESLAKEFIRLDELIDQGYFDEAFSGVEAIYINFINCFDKGDIFFKIIARAACIFIDIGHMKPCVESSKKGLSILEKFKDEIVDQIGEDAYFYNLSNAKSNLIVEKDPFNHSFSNIEQLVDIKTDLWRAIKISEKHNFGQADPTYIVNLGNSLKQQFRIAEALECYDSVNLLDLDIPQSWINRSETLLVLNQVSHTYSIQMLEQIKNGYEKVLSSRQVPPQWMKNYKEKSKFIENKIDKECKYIGIELDLHDFEKTKSEYENLSDYRKFCLKNNLSLSEHGLYCSCVGSSRDDLTIPTARGVTGDFIIPMEMVLNRLKSEFSFACHLYFECVSNGKDYELPQDSCFSELFNDELLGLDVERLRTAFRSCFGILDKIAIAVCELFDVYPSNRTVYFQSFWQLDREDRRDKFNKHKNPGLLALYSIATDLNERRDGEWSFLKQLRNDLEHEFVVIHKSDTPSDVYKSYDFMENIVFIREEEFIMNLKRILQLTRSAIFSFVFAVRNKALSERDEDAFYLQRSIYRKNQI